The sequence below is a genomic window from Sneathiella marina.
GGGTTCTCTCGCATCGGGACAGTCATGGAGCCCGGTGAATTTGCCGTTCGCGGTGGTTTAATCGACATTTTTCCGCCAGGAAGAGAAAACCCGGTACGTTTGGATCTTTTCGGTGAAAAAGTGGACTCCATCAGAACCTTTGATGCCTTGTCCCAGCGTTCGACGGAAAAGATTGTATCGCTTGAATTCACTGCCGCATCGGAGTTTTTGCTAAATGATGACGCGGTCAGCCGTTTTCGCACCGAATATCGGTCGCATTTTGGTACGGTTACACAAGAAGATCCATTGTATGAAGCCGTCAGTGAAAAACGGCGGCATGCGGGCATGGAACATTGGTTGCCATTGTTTCATGAGGGCATGGCAACTGTTTTTGATTATTTGCCGGACGCACAGATTTATCTGGATCATTTAGTCGAGGAAGCCCTCGAGGCTCGTCTGGATACAATTTCGGATTATTTCGAGAGTAGGAGAGACGCCGCGCCAACCATGGGAGCGGATTATAAACCTTTGCTCCCAAATACTCTTTATTTGGATGCGGAAGAATGGAAGGAAAATATTGGCCAAAAAAGTTTATGCCAGTTCACTCCTTTCAGATCAGGCACAATAGCGAACGACGTTATTGACGCAAATGGCAGTCTCGGGCGGGATTTTGGCCCGGAACGAAATTTGCCTGACACCAATATTTATGAACATGTAAAAAAGCATATTATTGAAAAGATTGGGGAGAACAAACTCGTTATCCTTACGCATTTTTCCGAAGGATCCAGAGCTAGAAATCTCACGGTTCTGGCTGACCATGGAATAGAGCCGGTTCAAAAGGCCGACAATTTTTCTCAAATTCAGTCGGGCCCCAACATTCCGGTTTTATCTGTTCTCGGGTTGGAAAAGGGATTTGAGACACCTGAACTAACAATCATTGGCGAGCAGGATGTACTTGGTGATCGGCTAGTTCGACCCCGCAAACTTTCACGCCGAAACGAAAATTTTATTGCTGAAGCCTCGCAGCTTTCTCCCGGCGATTACGTCGTCCATATGGATCATGGAATTGCACAATATGAGGGCCTGACGACAATCGATATCTCAGGCGCTCCCCATGATTGCGTAACGTTGCTTTACGCTGGCGGTGATAAAATATACCTGCCCGTGGAAAATATCGAAATGCTGTCGCGTTATGGCGGCAGTGATATGTCGGCGACGCTTGATAAACTTGGTGGATCCGGGTGGCAGGCACGCAAGGCAAAGTTGAAGAAAAAAGTCATGGAAATGGCTGATCAATTGATCAAAATCGCGGCGGCACGTCAACTTCGTAAAGCTGAGAAACTAATACCCGCTGAAGGATTATACGCCGAATTTTGCGCCGGATTTCCATTCGAGGAAACCGATGATCAACTTAAAGCGATTGATGATACCCTGACCGACATGGGGACAGCCAAAGCCATGGACCGCCTCATTTGCGGCGATGTTGGGTTTGGAAAAACGGAAGTTGCCCTGCGGGCAGCGTTCACCGCCGCAATGGCCGGCAAGCAAGTTGCTATTGTTGCGCCGACCACACTTTTGTCACGACAGCATTACAAGGGATTTGTGGACAGGTTCAAGAACCTCCCCGTAAATATTGGCCAATTGTCAAGGATGGTCACGACAAAAGAAGCGAACCTCACCAAGGCCGGCTTGTCTGCTGGAACTGTCGACATTGTTATCGGCACTCATGCATTGCTTGGTAATTCCGTGAAGTTTAAGAATCTGGGTTTGGTCATTGTTGACGAAGAACAGCATTTTGGTGTTGTCCATAAAGAACGCCTGAAGGAAATGCGGGCAGACCTGCATGTACTTACCCTGACTGCCACGCCAATTCCTCGTACTCTTCAACAAGCAATGACAGGTATTCGTGATTTATCGATTATTGCAACTCCTCCGGTTGACCGTTTGGCAATTCGCACATTTGTCCTTCCGTTTGACCCGGTAGTAATCCGTGAAGCTTTATTGAGAGAGCATTATAGAGGCGGCCAAAGTTTTTTTGTATGCCCCCGATTAAGTGATTTGAAAGAGGTTGGCGAATATCTCCGCGAACATGTACCTGAAGTGAAATACGTTACGGCTCACGGACAATTGCCTGCAAAAGAGCTCGATACAGTCATGAACGCCTTCTATGAGGGTGCTTACGACGTACTTGTTGCCACAAACATCGTTGAATCCGGCCTTGATATACCCTCCGCCAATACTTTGATTACCTATCGGGCGGACATGTTCGGCCTTGCGCAGCTCTACCAAATCAGGGGGCGTATCGGGCGGTCTAAAACACGTGCCTATGCCTATCTAACGCTTCCGCCCCGCAAACGATTGACGGATGCGGCTGAAAAACGGCTACGCGTATTGCAATCGCTGGATACCCTGGGCGCCGGATTTACACTTGCAAGCCATGATCTTGATATTCGGGGTGCCGGCAATCTACTGGGAGATGAACAATCAGGGCATATTAAGGAAGTTGGCTTTGAATTGTATCAGCAAATGCTGGAAGAAGCAGTGGCTGCCGCCCGGGAAACCGAGCTTGGTCACGATGTCAGTCAAGCTGATGACAAATGGTCACCCAGTATCAATATCGGTACATCGGTTTTGATTCCCGAGCATTATGTTGCTGATCTTAGCTTGCGAATGGAATTGTATCGACGAATTGCAGCTCAGGAAACGGCGGAGGAAATTAACGCTTTTGCTGTCGAGCTTGTAGATCGTTTTGGACCGTTGCCTGATGAAGTCAATCACCTGATAGAAATCATGACAATCAAACATTTTTGTCGGACGGCAAATATTGAAAAGATTGAAGCGGGACCAAAAGGGGCCGTTTTGTCCTTCCGTGAGAATAACTTTGGTAATCCCGGTGGTCTGGTTGCCTTTATTTCAAAGCAGCCTGGAGCGACAAAAATCAGGGGAGATCATAAGCTCGTCCATACGCGGGATTGGAAACACCCGGACGACAGGCTCAAAGGTGTCTTGTGGCTTGCTCAAAACCTAGCGAAAATTGCTAATGCCGCTTAATCCGAAATTCTAGCTGCCATCCTTGGCCTGATCAGCTTCTACTTGATCAAAGGCAGCCAGAAAGGCCGCGGGGTCTTGCGCTCCTGAAAGGGCATATTTGTCATTGATTATAAAGAAGGGAACGCCTGAAACTCCCATCTGGCGCGCCATCTGATCCTCTTGACGAACGGTTTCAAGATCAGCATCTTTTTCCAAAAGGTCTTTCACCAAATCCTGGTCCATACCAGCTTCGGTTGCCGCCGCGATTAAAACCGCTCGATCCCCAAGATCTTCTCCATCAATAAAAAACCGCCTAAAGAGGATTTCCGCCATAGCATCCTGGCAACCAGCCGACTCGGACCAACGCAGCAGTCGATGAGAATCCAAGGTATTGGGAGATCGTTCGATTTTATCAAAATTAAAGGGAATATCGACCGCATCACCCGCCATTTTTACATTGGCATATAGTTCCTTGGCCCGCTCATGACTGCCAAATTTTTGTGCGATGAATTCTTTACGATCTGCGCCTTCAAGAGGCATATCGGGGTGAAGTTGGAAAGGTCGCCAGGTAATCTCGACATCCATATCCGGACGCTGAGCCAATGCTTTTTCCAATTTACGCTTGCCGATAAAACACCATGGGCAAACCGTATCTGAGACTATGTCAATTTTCATAGAACTAACATAGGAAAGCTCAGACCCATAAACAAGCTTAAATTGGAATGATCAGTCTAAATTGAATCTTAAGCCGCTTGTTCGTCTTTTTGTTCATACAGGAAACCCCGGGTCAGGATTTCTTCCAGTGCTTCATTTGGCTCTGCTTCAGCAAGACCAAATTCTAGTTCCACTTTTATCGGAACAGAGGCACCTTTGAGGGCAAATTCAGTATTCCGGATTACACCGACAAGGCGCCGCAGTGCAATATTCGCCTCTTTCTCCCGCGTACCCGGGAGTGCCACGACAAAATGACCGTTCTCATATCGTCCACAAAAATCTTCACCTCGAACCAGGTAAAAAATCGCCGATCCTACTTGTCGCAAGAGTTGATCACCAGAGGAGAATCCGTAACTGGAATTGACCGCTTCCAGATTAGTGATTTTCAAGCTGGCGACAGACATAGTTTTCTTCCGCTGATCATGCTCTGCCATCATTTTCGGAAGATGTGTCTTCATGAACCCAAACGAGTACATATCTGTCGGTCCATCAGCAAGAGGATGCGGCTTGGTTACACGGAATAATTTCTGCATGGCTGATCGATATCTATATTGCAAAATCTGGACAGTCGCACGGTTGATCAGCGTATCCATTTCAGTTTCATGAAGAACTATGTCGGAAACACCGTGTATATAGGCAGCTTCTCTATTCTCAGCGTTTTCAAGGACCATGATCATGGGTAAGTTATAAAATCGACTATCGCTTCTAATTTCGTTGGCAAGCCGTAAGTTTCGATCTCCGTGACCGGTGCCAGACAATATCACAGCATCAAACTCTTGTTTTCGTAGCTCTTCAATGGCTGTTTCCGGGTCTTTCAAAATCTGAATTTTCGCCCGGCAATCCAATCTAAGAAGTATATTGCCCAGAATTAGACTTTTGTTTCCGATTATCAGAATATGTGTATCGGAAATGTCGTCATAGGGTTTCTCTAAGTCGCTAAGATCAATGCCATAAGTTTCTGTCGAGAGGATGCGCCGATGCAGTTCTTGCTGCATATTTTCAAGCCTGACGAGCGACGAAACACGAGAGAGGAGTTCCAGGTCACAATATCCAGGGGACAATGTGGATGCATGGCACTGAACATCCGTTTCCCCAATTACCAGTATGGAAAAGCCGTTTAAATCGGCGAAACTTGCAATATGTTCAATATTAACATTTGCGGTATTATGTTCGCTATCAACAATGAGCAGATCAAAAGCTTCTTCGCCGATTTTTCCATCAAGCATTTTCGAAAAAGAAATGTAACGACACAAATACCCAGCTTTGCTCAAAGCCGGGCATAGTTCAGATTGGTCATTGTCTGTTACAATCAGCAAATTAGCGATATAAGGCATTAATCGTGTCTCCGATTTTGTCGAACGCCCAGTAAACCTGAAAAAAATTAACAATTTGTAAGGACTAAACGGTACCTGGCATAAGCATATCGTAAAATGAACCTTGATTTTGGTGACAAGAGCATAAATCATGCAAACAACAACAATTATAAATCCAGTAATTAATGGAGGCGTCCATGACTTCCCAACATCAATTGGCGGGTAAACATGCCCTTGTAACCGGTGCGTCATCAGGCCTCGGATGGCAATTTGCATTAACTTTGGCAAGAGCCGGGGCCAAGGTCTCGCTGGCAGCGCGAAGTGTGGACAAGCTTGAATCACTCGCGAGGGATATCCAGTCATTCGATGGTCGAGCTTTGCCGGTTCGGATGGATGTAACAGATGTCGACAGTATAAATGCTGGCGTTGCTGTTTCAGAAACTGAATTGGGGCCCATTGATATTCTGGTTAATAATTCCGGCGTGAGTGCTCAGAGTCCGTCAGAGAAAGTTACAGAAACAGATTTCGATTTCGTCATGGATACCAATGCCAAAGGTACTTTTTTTGTCGCACAAGCCGTTGGTAAAAGCATGATAAAACGCGGAGAAGGGGGCAAGATAATCAATATTGCATCTGTCGCTGCGAACCGTGTTCTTAAACAAAACATCGCTTATTGTATGTCCAAAGCTGCTGTTAAACACATGACGAAAGCCCTCGCAGATGAGTGGGGAAGATATAAAATTCGTGTTAATTGCATCAACCCGGGATATATCGTGACCGGCCTCAACCAGGACTACTGGGAAACTGATTCCGGGAAACGACTCATCAGTAAACTCCCTGGACGGCGGGTCGGCGAGCCGAACGTGCTGGACGGAGCTTTGTTATTGCTCGCCGGTTCAGGGTCAGATTTTATGAATGGCTCCATTCTGGAAGTCGATGACGGTTTGACAGTTTCAGGATTTTGAGAACATTGAGAGAGTCGGCTTATGAAACAGGGTGAAAAGAACGGCATAATCGTCGGAGGTGGCTTGGTTGGCCTGACTGCAGCGCTTGCACTCCATCAAAAAGGCATAGCTGCTCAAGTATTTGAAAGTGTTGAAGAAATTAAACCCCTCGGTGTAGGGATAAACCTGTTACCGCATTCTGTCGTTAATCTTTCCAAATTGGGTTTGCTGGATGATTTGAGAAAAGTAGCGATCGAGACGTCTAGCCTGGCTTACTTTAGTGCTGACGGAAAAACGATCTGGAAGGAACCGCGGGGATTGGCTGCGGGATATGAAGTGCCGCAATTTTCCATTCATCGGGGCGATTTCCACATGATATTGCTTGAGCATGCACGGCAACGTTTGGGGGCGGAAAACATAAAATCGGGGCATCATTTCGCCGATTTATCGCAATCGAACGAGAATGTAACAGCAACTTTTATCGATCGAAAATCTGGCGATGAAAAAGCACGAGTAACTGGCGATTTCCTGATCGGGGCAGATGGAATAAACTCGACTCTTCGTCAGCATTACTACCCCACCGAAGGCGCCCCAAAATATTCCGGCCAAATGCTCTGGCGCGGTGTTACTGAGATGGACCCATTTCTTGATGGCCGGTCCATGTTTATGGCTGGTCACAATGATTTGAAGTTAGTGGCATATCCAATCAGGAAAGAAAGTGCCACCCGCGGAAAATCGTATATTAACTGGATTGCCGAGCGGCGTATGCCTTCTGATCTTGCTGAACGGCAAGGAGACTGGAATGAACTTGGCTTACTCGGTGAATTTCAAGGTGAATTTTCCGATTGGGATTTGGGCTGGCTGGATATTCAAGAGCTATTTGAAAACGCAATATCAATTCACAAATTTCCGATGATTGATCGAGACCCTTTGCCGAAATGGAGTTTTGAGAGAGTAACATTAATGGGGGATGCGGCCCATGCCATGTATCCCAACGGTTCAAACGGAGTATCGCAAGGCGTGCTGGATGCCTTAACCTTTACTGATATTTTAGCCTCCTCTTCAAATATTACGGAGGCATTGCAAGCATATGAAAGAGCGCGTCTGGAACCAACATCAAAAATTATATTGGCAAACCGGCAAACAGGGCCGGAGCAAGTCATGCAGATGGTTCATGAAACATGTTCGGGGCATTGCGGACCTGTGCATTCCTGTATTTCACGAACTATTTTGGAAGATGTCGCTTTGAAGTATAAAAAACTAGCGGGATTTGATCGGCAAAGTTTAGCGCCGTCAAAGTAATGTTACATTCCATGTTTGTAAGTCGCGA
It includes:
- the mfd gene encoding transcription-repair coupling factor, which codes for MTSPLFSQICSRISELASQKNSFSVESVPEGYDAYLLSKLIESSEKDILYVLREDVRMASTEAALKFFNPTVEVVTFPAWDCLPYDRVSPNPEIVAHRMTTLGQMREIDRGPRVFLTTINAILQRVPPIEMVVNSLLNIKIGDRVSLPDLTSYLISNGFSRIGTVMEPGEFAVRGGLIDIFPPGRENPVRLDLFGEKVDSIRTFDALSQRSTEKIVSLEFTAASEFLLNDDAVSRFRTEYRSHFGTVTQEDPLYEAVSEKRRHAGMEHWLPLFHEGMATVFDYLPDAQIYLDHLVEEALEARLDTISDYFESRRDAAPTMGADYKPLLPNTLYLDAEEWKENIGQKSLCQFTPFRSGTIANDVIDANGSLGRDFGPERNLPDTNIYEHVKKHIIEKIGENKLVILTHFSEGSRARNLTVLADHGIEPVQKADNFSQIQSGPNIPVLSVLGLEKGFETPELTIIGEQDVLGDRLVRPRKLSRRNENFIAEASQLSPGDYVVHMDHGIAQYEGLTTIDISGAPHDCVTLLYAGGDKIYLPVENIEMLSRYGGSDMSATLDKLGGSGWQARKAKLKKKVMEMADQLIKIAAARQLRKAEKLIPAEGLYAEFCAGFPFEETDDQLKAIDDTLTDMGTAKAMDRLICGDVGFGKTEVALRAAFTAAMAGKQVAIVAPTTLLSRQHYKGFVDRFKNLPVNIGQLSRMVTTKEANLTKAGLSAGTVDIVIGTHALLGNSVKFKNLGLVIVDEEQHFGVVHKERLKEMRADLHVLTLTATPIPRTLQQAMTGIRDLSIIATPPVDRLAIRTFVLPFDPVVIREALLREHYRGGQSFFVCPRLSDLKEVGEYLREHVPEVKYVTAHGQLPAKELDTVMNAFYEGAYDVLVATNIVESGLDIPSANTLITYRADMFGLAQLYQIRGRIGRSKTRAYAYLTLPPRKRLTDAAEKRLRVLQSLDTLGAGFTLASHDLDIRGAGNLLGDEQSGHIKEVGFELYQQMLEEAVAAARETELGHDVSQADDKWSPSINIGTSVLIPEHYVADLSLRMELYRRIAAQETAEEINAFAVELVDRFGPLPDEVNHLIEIMTIKHFCRTANIEKIEAGPKGAVLSFRENNFGNPGGLVAFISKQPGATKIRGDHKLVHTRDWKHPDDRLKGVLWLAQNLAKIANAA
- a CDS encoding DsbA family oxidoreductase; this translates as MKIDIVSDTVCPWCFIGKRKLEKALAQRPDMDVEITWRPFQLHPDMPLEGADRKEFIAQKFGSHERAKELYANVKMAGDAVDIPFNFDKIERSPNTLDSHRLLRWSESAGCQDAMAEILFRRFFIDGEDLGDRAVLIAAATEAGMDQDLVKDLLEKDADLETVRQEDQMARQMGVSGVPFFIINDKYALSGAQDPAAFLAAFDQVEADQAKDGS
- a CDS encoding diguanylate cyclase domain-containing protein, with protein sequence MPYIANLLIVTDNDQSELCPALSKAGYLCRYISFSKMLDGKIGEEAFDLLIVDSEHNTANVNIEHIASFADLNGFSILVIGETDVQCHASTLSPGYCDLELLSRVSSLVRLENMQQELHRRILSTETYGIDLSDLEKPYDDISDTHILIIGNKSLILGNILLRLDCRAKIQILKDPETAIEELRKQEFDAVILSGTGHGDRNLRLANEIRSDSRFYNLPMIMVLENAENREAAYIHGVSDIVLHETEMDTLINRATVQILQYRYRSAMQKLFRVTKPHPLADGPTDMYSFGFMKTHLPKMMAEHDQRKKTMSVASLKITNLEAVNSSYGFSSGDQLLRQVGSAIFYLVRGEDFCGRYENGHFVVALPGTREKEANIALRRLVGVIRNTEFALKGASVPIKVELEFGLAEAEPNEALEEILTRGFLYEQKDEQAA
- a CDS encoding SDR family NAD(P)-dependent oxidoreductase; the encoded protein is MTSQHQLAGKHALVTGASSGLGWQFALTLARAGAKVSLAARSVDKLESLARDIQSFDGRALPVRMDVTDVDSINAGVAVSETELGPIDILVNNSGVSAQSPSEKVTETDFDFVMDTNAKGTFFVAQAVGKSMIKRGEGGKIINIASVAANRVLKQNIAYCMSKAAVKHMTKALADEWGRYKIRVNCINPGYIVTGLNQDYWETDSGKRLISKLPGRRVGEPNVLDGALLLLAGSGSDFMNGSILEVDDGLTVSGF
- a CDS encoding flavin-dependent oxidoreductase codes for the protein MKQGEKNGIIVGGGLVGLTAALALHQKGIAAQVFESVEEIKPLGVGINLLPHSVVNLSKLGLLDDLRKVAIETSSLAYFSADGKTIWKEPRGLAAGYEVPQFSIHRGDFHMILLEHARQRLGAENIKSGHHFADLSQSNENVTATFIDRKSGDEKARVTGDFLIGADGINSTLRQHYYPTEGAPKYSGQMLWRGVTEMDPFLDGRSMFMAGHNDLKLVAYPIRKESATRGKSYINWIAERRMPSDLAERQGDWNELGLLGEFQGEFSDWDLGWLDIQELFENAISIHKFPMIDRDPLPKWSFERVTLMGDAAHAMYPNGSNGVSQGVLDALTFTDILASSSNITEALQAYERARLEPTSKIILANRQTGPEQVMQMVHETCSGHCGPVHSCISRTILEDVALKYKKLAGFDRQSLAPSK